One region of Syntrophobacter fumaroxidans MPOB genomic DNA includes:
- a CDS encoding cation:proton antiporter domain-containing protein encodes MIIAAVFVLLVFLYSLASRRLEHTIVTAPIVFTAAGMLLVSTLPVLNELEADRNALLLLAEVGLVLTLFSDATRISPRVLKENERLPVRLLSAGMLLSILLGAAAATVVFPGLSIWEVGVLAAILAPTDAGLGEVIVNSPRVPVRIRQALSVEAGLNDGLSVPFLMFFIALASAGTTGTGGTFMRYVVEQIGFGTLVGVGVGLAGGRLLGLAEDKGWMAGSLRQLGLVALPLLCVMGSKPVGASMFIAAYVAGLAVQIGFKRAGEESVEFTEGWGRLLDFFVFFFFGMLVARAFGRFSPACLVYGVISLTAVRMLPVAVALVGTRLSAATVLFMGWFGPRGLASIVLGLVYLEEEAHLPGETTITLAVMATVLLSIFAHGVSSLPGIGLYAKKIAAMDASAPEHLKIADSERLS; translated from the coding sequence ATGATCATCGCCGCGGTCTTTGTTCTCCTGGTTTTCCTGTACAGCCTGGCGTCCAGGAGGCTCGAGCATACCATCGTCACGGCGCCCATCGTGTTCACTGCCGCGGGAATGCTGCTCGTCTCGACACTTCCCGTGCTGAATGAGCTGGAAGCGGACCGGAACGCGCTTCTCCTGCTTGCCGAGGTCGGCCTGGTTTTGACGCTCTTCTCGGATGCCACCCGCATCAGTCCGCGGGTCCTGAAGGAGAACGAGAGGCTGCCGGTCAGGCTGCTGAGTGCGGGCATGCTGCTGAGCATCCTGCTCGGGGCGGCGGCGGCGACGGTGGTGTTTCCCGGGCTCTCGATCTGGGAGGTGGGCGTCCTCGCGGCGATTCTCGCCCCCACCGACGCGGGACTGGGCGAAGTCATCGTGAACAGCCCGCGGGTGCCGGTGCGCATCCGCCAGGCGCTGAGCGTCGAGGCGGGTCTGAACGACGGGTTGTCCGTCCCGTTCCTCATGTTCTTCATCGCCCTGGCAAGCGCGGGCACGACCGGGACGGGCGGGACATTCATGCGGTACGTGGTGGAACAGATCGGCTTCGGCACCTTGGTCGGCGTCGGCGTGGGGCTCGCGGGCGGCCGGCTCCTGGGCCTCGCCGAGGACAAGGGCTGGATGGCGGGGTCGCTGCGGCAATTGGGACTGGTCGCCCTGCCCCTCCTGTGCGTCATGGGATCCAAGCCCGTCGGGGCGAGCATGTTCATCGCCGCCTATGTCGCCGGGCTTGCCGTCCAGATCGGGTTCAAGAGGGCCGGGGAGGAGAGTGTCGAGTTCACTGAGGGGTGGGGACGGCTCCTCGACTTCTTCGTGTTCTTCTTTTTCGGCATGCTGGTTGCCCGGGCGTTTGGCCGGTTCAGCCCGGCCTGCCTGGTGTACGGCGTCATCAGCCTGACGGCGGTGAGGATGCTCCCGGTTGCGGTCGCACTGGTGGGAACTCGTCTCAGCGCAGCGACGGTGCTTTTCATGGGATGGTTCGGACCGCGCGGGCTCGCTTCCATCGTGCTCGGGCTGGTGTACCTGGAGGAGGAGGCCCACCTGCCGGGGGAAACCACGATCACCCTCGCGGTGATGGCGACGGTCCTGCTGAGCATCTTCGCCCACGGCGTAAGCTCCCTGCCGGGGATCGGCCTCTACGCGAAGAAGATCGCCGCGATGGACGCCTCCGCACCCGAACATCTGAAGATTGCCGATTCCGAGCGGCTCTCCTGA
- a CDS encoding DUF2950 domain-containing protein, producing the protein MLLFIQNMKQRSRVRRGLTALALALPALVLCCGVALAAGTKQKVHQRTFASPEAAVRALVVAVEAGDMKELSEILGPEGQEIVSSGDEVADRNGRELFVRLYEEKNAVKRDGEKKAVLELGKDGWPLPIPIVRAGNAWRFDTKQGKQEILNRRIGRNELGVIQACLAYFDAQREYASMTGKGGVLPEYAQKFWSDPGTKNGLYWEAKPGEPQSPLGPLVAAAQKRGYTRKQPTDRPTPYLGYYYKILTAQGKDAPGGAYSYVVNGKMVGGFALVAWPDEYGVSGITTFMVSHDGVVYEKDLGRKTEAAVQSMTAFDPDRTWRKVERKYLEPAAGGGGV; encoded by the coding sequence ATGCTTCTCTTCATTCAAAATATGAAACAACGCTCCAGGGTTCGCCGGGGGCTGACGGCTCTTGCCCTGGCTTTGCCGGCATTGGTTCTGTGCTGTGGCGTCGCGCTGGCCGCCGGCACAAAACAGAAGGTCCACCAGAGAACGTTCGCGTCTCCCGAAGCGGCGGTGAGGGCCCTCGTGGTCGCGGTGGAGGCCGGCGATATGAAGGAGTTGTCGGAGATTCTCGGGCCGGAAGGGCAAGAGATCGTCTCCTCGGGGGACGAAGTCGCCGACCGGAACGGACGCGAGCTTTTCGTCCGGCTCTACGAGGAAAAGAACGCCGTGAAGAGGGACGGGGAGAAGAAGGCGGTCCTCGAGCTGGGAAAAGACGGCTGGCCCCTTCCGATACCCATTGTGAGGGCCGGGAATGCCTGGCGCTTCGACACGAAGCAGGGCAAGCAGGAAATCCTGAATCGGCGCATCGGCAGGAATGAGCTGGGCGTCATCCAGGCTTGCCTGGCCTACTTCGACGCCCAGCGCGAATACGCTTCGATGACGGGAAAGGGCGGCGTCCTGCCTGAGTACGCTCAGAAGTTCTGGAGTGACCCCGGCACGAAGAACGGCCTCTACTGGGAAGCCAAACCGGGCGAGCCGCAGAGTCCGCTCGGACCGCTGGTCGCTGCGGCACAAAAGAGGGGCTACACGAGAAAGCAGCCGACCGACAGGCCCACTCCCTATCTCGGCTACTACTACAAGATTCTGACCGCACAGGGGAAGGACGCCCCCGGGGGTGCCTACAGCTACGTGGTGAACGGCAAAATGGTGGGTGGGTTCGCCCTGGTCGCCTGGCCGGATGAGTACGGAGTCTCCGGGATCACGACGTTCATGGTGAGCCATGACGGCGTTGTGTACGAAAAGGATCTGGGCAGGAAGACGGAGGCCGCCGTGCAGTCCATGACGGCCTTCGACCCCGACAGGACCTGGCGCAAAGTCGAGCGGAAGTACCTCGAGCCGGCCGCCGGGGGCGGCGGGGTGTAG
- a CDS encoding DUF3300 domain-containing protein, protein MMTRSKFNPVLIGFLVLLLAAPSVAVGQGAGASGGFSQEELDQMLAPIALYPDSLLAQVLVAAAYPIEVVQADRWVKQNRNLKGEQLNAALDKMDWDLSVKALVPFPEVLAMMSEQLDWTSKLGEAFVAQQADVMQTVQKLRGRARNQGNLKTTREQKVVVQDQAIVIEPANPTVVYVPTYNPAVVYGSWWAPAYPPYAYYPAGAAFAAGAFGFAAGVAVGAAWNNGWGSWNWGHNDVNVNVNRNTNINRNNISNVRTGQFQPQAEHRKGAAYRNEANRQKYGQRGAGSADNRRDFRGHSQAGAGRGPGDIGRQQGVGAGDRGRQQGIGAGDRGRQQAGQRPSTRPGGESMRGPAQQRPSGGAFDGMGNSRQTRMNADRGQMSRGMASGSYRGAGYGGGGRGGSSFSGGRGGGYGGGGGRAGGGGRGGGRGGRR, encoded by the coding sequence ATGATGACGAGATCAAAATTCAACCCCGTCCTGATCGGATTCCTTGTTCTTCTCCTTGCGGCTCCGTCCGTAGCCGTCGGACAGGGCGCGGGAGCGTCGGGGGGATTCAGCCAGGAAGAGCTGGACCAGATGCTTGCTCCGATCGCCCTTTACCCCGATTCACTGCTCGCCCAGGTGCTGGTCGCGGCGGCCTATCCCATCGAAGTGGTGCAGGCGGACCGTTGGGTCAAGCAGAACAGGAACCTCAAGGGAGAGCAGTTGAACGCCGCCCTGGACAAGATGGACTGGGACCTCAGCGTGAAGGCGCTCGTGCCGTTTCCGGAGGTCCTCGCCATGATGAGCGAACAGCTCGACTGGACCTCGAAACTGGGTGAGGCCTTCGTGGCGCAGCAGGCCGACGTCATGCAGACCGTCCAGAAACTGCGCGGCAGGGCCAGGAACCAGGGCAACCTGAAGACCACCAGGGAACAGAAAGTCGTCGTTCAGGACCAGGCGATCGTCATCGAGCCGGCCAACCCCACCGTGGTCTACGTGCCGACTTACAACCCGGCGGTGGTATACGGTTCCTGGTGGGCTCCCGCTTATCCCCCGTATGCATACTACCCGGCCGGTGCGGCCTTCGCCGCCGGTGCGTTCGGGTTTGCCGCCGGAGTGGCGGTCGGAGCGGCCTGGAACAACGGGTGGGGCTCGTGGAACTGGGGACATAATGACGTCAACGTCAACGTCAACCGGAACACGAACATCAACCGCAACAACATTTCCAATGTCCGAACGGGCCAATTCCAACCGCAGGCCGAGCATCGCAAAGGGGCGGCATACCGGAATGAAGCCAACCGGCAGAAGTACGGCCAGAGAGGGGCGGGTTCCGCGGACAACCGGCGGGATTTTCGCGGCCATTCACAGGCCGGCGCTGGTAGAGGGCCCGGCGATATCGGCCGTCAACAGGGGGTCGGGGCCGGCGACAGGGGCCGCCAGCAAGGAATCGGCGCAGGTGACAGGGGCCGCCAGCAGGCTGGGCAGCGCCCGTCCACAAGGCCCGGCGGAGAATCGATGCGCGGACCGGCGCAGCAGCGACCGTCCGGAGGAGCCTTCGACGGCATGGGGAACAGCAGGCAAACCCGAATGAATGCGGATCGCGGTCAAATGAGCCGCGGGATGGCCTCCGGTTCCTACCGTGGCGCCGGCTACGGCGGCGGCGGTCGCGGAGGCTCCAGCTTCAGCGGGGGCCGTGGCGGTGGCTACGGCGGCGGCGGCGGTCGGGCAGGCGGAGGAGGCCGGGGAGGCGGTCGTGGAGGTCGCCGGTAG
- a CDS encoding putative quinol monooxygenase has translation MIHASLRMKFASNKLAEARKTLCEMVERTRFSQGCLGCNVYQGLLERNVLLFEEWWETQADLERHLRSDPYRHVILVIEMAAECPEIRFSEITHSSGLETLEKTRRSYRELA, from the coding sequence ATGATTCATGCGAGCCTCCGCATGAAGTTCGCTTCCAACAAGTTGGCCGAAGCAAGAAAGACCTTGTGCGAGATGGTGGAGCGGACGCGGTTCAGTCAAGGGTGTCTCGGGTGCAACGTCTACCAGGGGCTGCTGGAGCGCAACGTTCTCCTGTTCGAGGAATGGTGGGAAACCCAGGCCGATCTCGAGCGCCATCTGCGCTCGGACCCGTATCGGCATGTGATCCTGGTGATCGAGATGGCGGCGGAATGCCCGGAAATCAGGTTCAGCGAGATCACCCATTCGAGCGGCCTGGAAACACTCGAAAAAACACGACGGAGCTACAGGGAATTGGCCTGA